Proteins encoded in a region of the Thermodesulforhabdus norvegica genome:
- the fliW gene encoding flagellar assembly protein FliW, translating into MKIETTRFGIIEVADDRVITFPWGIPGFENVKRYVLIDHKDTPFRWLQAVDEPSLAFVVCPPEIIGIQYNIPAEKLEPLEAENQEDAVVMTLISFDREKNIIRFHIRSPLIFSLSNRKAYQWTMDAGEVKKYVNLPEGMEWQDIHVE; encoded by the coding sequence ATGAAGATCGAAACAACGAGATTCGGAATCATTGAGGTTGCCGATGACAGAGTGATAACTTTTCCATGGGGCATCCCGGGTTTCGAAAACGTTAAAAGATACGTTTTAATCGACCACAAGGATACTCCGTTTCGATGGCTTCAGGCAGTAGACGAGCCCTCTCTTGCCTTCGTGGTCTGCCCGCCGGAAATTATCGGAATTCAATACAACATCCCGGCCGAAAAGCTGGAACCTTTAGAAGCTGAAAATCAGGAAGATGCCGTAGTAATGACTCTGATTTCTTTTGACAGAGAAAAAAATATCATCAGATTTCACATAAGAAGCCCGTTGATTTTCTCTTTGAGCAACAGGAAAGCTTACCAGTGGACGATGGATGCCGGGGAAGTGAAAAAATACGTCAATCTTCCCGAAGGTATGGAATGGCAAGATATTCACGTAGAATGA
- a CDS encoding phosphomannomutase/phosphoglucomutase: MDPKAFREYDIRGIVGKEITEDDVVILGKAYGTYMAEQGKKLIVVGRDCRLSSDRFRDRLLEGLTATGMDVVDIGVCPTPVFYFAIRHLNREGGIMITASHNPPEYNGFKVCNGYDTISGPEIQKLRVIMEGGNFASGKGSVSSFDAVTPYIDFIVNNIEIERPLRVGLDAGNATGGPVALPLMRKLGCEVYPLYCEMDGTFPNHEPDPTVLENLRDLIDLVRREKLDVGIAYDGDCDRVGVVDHNGDVVYGDKLMIIFAREILARKPGATFISEVKCSKTLYEDIEKRGGRAIMWRTGHSLIKAKMKEVNAELAGEMSGHMFFKDRYFGFDDGIYASCRLLEILSKTGKTIPELLEGVPKTYTTPEIRVDCPDEVKFRVVDRAKEIFLSRGYEVIDVDGARIVFPDGWGLVRASNTQPVLVLRYEADTPERLEEIKNLVESTIEEAKKLTT, translated from the coding sequence ATGGATCCTAAAGCCTTCAGGGAATATGACATACGGGGCATAGTGGGAAAAGAAATTACCGAAGACGATGTCGTGATCCTTGGCAAAGCCTACGGGACCTATATGGCTGAACAGGGTAAGAAGCTGATAGTTGTAGGAAGAGACTGCAGGCTCAGTTCCGATCGTTTTCGTGACCGGCTTCTGGAAGGGCTTACTGCAACCGGTATGGATGTGGTGGACATAGGGGTGTGTCCCACACCGGTCTTTTATTTTGCAATCCGTCATCTTAATCGAGAAGGCGGGATAATGATTACGGCAAGTCACAACCCACCTGAATACAACGGTTTCAAGGTCTGTAACGGTTACGATACCATATCCGGCCCGGAGATACAGAAGTTAAGGGTTATAATGGAAGGTGGAAATTTCGCTTCCGGTAAAGGAAGTGTTTCGTCTTTCGATGCCGTAACCCCTTACATTGATTTTATTGTTAACAATATTGAAATTGAAAGGCCTCTCAGGGTGGGGCTTGATGCAGGAAATGCCACAGGAGGCCCTGTGGCGCTTCCGCTCATGAGAAAACTGGGCTGTGAGGTTTATCCTCTTTATTGTGAAATGGACGGAACCTTTCCCAATCACGAGCCCGACCCGACGGTTTTGGAAAACCTCCGGGACCTCATAGACCTGGTTCGCAGAGAGAAACTGGACGTCGGAATCGCCTATGATGGAGATTGCGACAGAGTGGGGGTAGTGGACCACAATGGGGATGTGGTTTACGGCGACAAGTTGATGATCATCTTTGCCCGGGAGATTCTTGCCCGGAAGCCGGGAGCAACTTTTATTTCGGAGGTCAAATGCTCTAAGACCCTTTATGAAGACATTGAAAAAAGGGGTGGCCGCGCCATCATGTGGCGCACGGGACACTCACTGATAAAGGCAAAGATGAAGGAGGTGAATGCAGAACTGGCCGGGGAAATGAGCGGTCACATGTTCTTTAAAGACCGATATTTCGGCTTTGACGACGGTATTTACGCTTCCTGCCGCCTTCTTGAAATTCTCTCAAAGACGGGCAAAACCATACCGGAGCTTCTTGAAGGGGTACCGAAGACTTACACTACGCCGGAAATAAGAGTTGACTGCCCTGACGAGGTTAAGTTTCGGGTCGTTGACAGGGCCAAGGAGATTTTTCTCTCCAGGGGTTACGAAGTAATCGACGTTGATGGGGCTCGAATTGTCTTTCCCGACGGATGGGGGCTGGTGCGGGCTTCAAACACCCAGCCTGTTCTTGTTTTAAGGTATGAAGCGGATACACCGGAAAGGCTTGAAGAGATAAAGAACCTCGTTGAATCAACTATAGAAGAAGCGAAAAAGCTTACCACATGA
- a CDS encoding nucleotide triphosphate diphosphatase NUDT15: protein MEWKFCPLCGRELEDCGDEGRLRQCCPGCDRVFYRNPTVGVAVIVMKDSKILLVKRKGSYENSWCIPCGHVEWGEDIRDAARRELLEETGIEVELGPVFDVHSNFHDPENLTVGIWFWGVPVGGELRAGTDAKDVGFFDLGDLPEPMAFPTDLIICEKLRRLTGKPELEDCLKVFSE, encoded by the coding sequence ATGGAGTGGAAGTTCTGCCCTTTATGTGGCAGGGAACTGGAAGACTGCGGCGATGAGGGGCGTCTCAGGCAGTGCTGTCCGGGGTGTGACAGGGTTTTTTATCGAAACCCTACCGTGGGCGTTGCTGTTATAGTAATGAAGGATTCAAAAATCCTTCTTGTAAAAAGAAAAGGGTCTTATGAAAACTCCTGGTGTATTCCCTGTGGTCATGTGGAATGGGGAGAAGACATTCGTGACGCCGCCCGCAGGGAGCTTCTGGAGGAAACGGGTATCGAGGTAGAGCTCGGGCCTGTATTTGATGTGCACTCCAATTTCCACGACCCGGAGAACCTTACGGTGGGGATATGGTTCTGGGGAGTCCCTGTTGGCGGTGAACTCAGAGCCGGAACGGATGCCAAAGACGTGGGTTTTTTCGATCTCGGCGATCTCCCGGAACCGATGGCTTTCCCCACGGATCTGATTATCTGCGAAAAGCTTAGAAGGCTTACCGGGAAGCCTGAGCTGGAGGACTGTTTGAAGGTATTTTCGGAATAG
- a CDS encoding mannose-1-phosphate guanylyltransferase, with protein sequence MNVVIMAGGSGTRFWPLSREKRPKQFLDIIGDRPMIFQTYERIRPLASDKDIYVVVGQNHEEETRKIFSSTGVSIVVEPFGRNTAPCIGLAALIISSHDQDEPVVILPADHYIVKPDVFRQDILKALKVASEEDCIVTLGILPTRPETGYGYIEREERDLGVPGLYRVKMFVEKPDIETAKRYLESGRFFWNAGIFIAKPSVLLKEFEKYMPSFYRGLLELKAHIGKPSFDRVLRRVYEDVENISFDYAIMEKTDRPVYVVASDCGWSDVGSWYSLYELRAVDEASKEGNVVDGDGAFFHSRRCFVMNRSGRWIALLGLEGVLVVDTPDALLVARLEDHQKVREITDFLKREGMDHLR encoded by the coding sequence ATGAATGTTGTGATAATGGCAGGTGGTTCCGGTACCAGGTTCTGGCCTCTCAGCCGGGAGAAACGGCCCAAGCAATTCCTGGATATTATAGGGGACAGGCCCATGATCTTTCAGACCTATGAACGGATCAGGCCTCTCGCTTCCGATAAAGATATTTACGTCGTTGTAGGGCAAAATCACGAGGAAGAAACGAGAAAGATTTTTTCATCCACAGGAGTTAGCATCGTAGTAGAGCCTTTTGGCAGGAATACTGCTCCCTGTATCGGTCTTGCAGCTCTGATTATAAGCTCTCATGACCAGGACGAACCTGTGGTCATATTACCTGCCGACCACTACATAGTGAAACCCGATGTATTCAGGCAGGATATACTGAAAGCCCTGAAAGTGGCCTCTGAGGAAGACTGCATCGTTACGCTGGGAATTCTTCCTACAAGACCTGAAACCGGTTACGGCTACATAGAACGGGAAGAAAGGGATCTGGGAGTTCCGGGTCTCTATCGGGTAAAGATGTTCGTGGAAAAACCGGACATTGAAACGGCAAAACGCTACCTTGAATCAGGACGATTTTTCTGGAATGCCGGGATATTTATCGCGAAGCCTTCTGTTTTGTTGAAAGAATTCGAAAAATATATGCCCTCTTTCTACCGGGGGCTTCTCGAGCTTAAAGCTCACATCGGTAAGCCGTCGTTTGACCGTGTTCTTCGTCGTGTTTACGAAGATGTAGAAAATATATCTTTTGATTACGCCATCATGGAAAAAACCGACAGGCCCGTTTATGTGGTGGCTTCGGATTGCGGCTGGAGTGATGTTGGCTCCTGGTACAGCCTGTATGAATTGCGTGCGGTTGATGAGGCCTCGAAAGAGGGGAATGTGGTTGACGGAGATGGGGCTTTTTTCCATTCCCGCCGTTGCTTCGTTATGAACAGATCGGGCCGATGGATTGCCCTGCTCGGGCTGGAAGGTGTTCTGGTTGTTGATACCCCCGATGCCCTGCTCGTTGCCCGGCTGGAGGATCATCAGAAGGTTAGAGAGATTACAGACTTTCTTAAACGCGAAGGAATGGATCATTTAAGGTAG
- a CDS encoding DnaJ domain-containing protein, giving the protein MPYLFQSGIMKDYYKILNVPEDASPETIHDAYRKAAKMYHPDVAETGNHEKFLEIREAYEVLSDPERRRRYDIMRGSTVVGGRSTRSGVRPPVGYPVIRAELILTPREAYYGGLFTVDVPFATACPWCGGGMWHSWFCDLCGGSGSIVDVFPVDVKVPPRVLPGTVILKDLEIPGTGRIRMEFFCRIRWARSPWRRCVF; this is encoded by the coding sequence ATGCCGTATCTGTTTCAAAGCGGGATTATGAAAGACTACTACAAGATCCTGAATGTTCCAGAAGATGCGTCTCCTGAAACTATCCACGACGCCTATAGAAAGGCGGCCAAGATGTACCATCCCGACGTGGCCGAAACGGGAAATCACGAGAAGTTTCTGGAGATAAGGGAGGCCTACGAGGTGTTAAGCGATCCCGAGCGGCGACGTCGGTATGACATCATGAGGGGGTCAACGGTCGTTGGCGGCAGATCGACCCGGTCAGGGGTTCGTCCCCCCGTTGGATATCCTGTCATCCGTGCAGAGCTTATCCTTACGCCCCGTGAGGCTTATTACGGCGGGCTTTTTACCGTTGATGTTCCCTTTGCTACTGCATGTCCGTGGTGCGGTGGCGGTATGTGGCATTCCTGGTTTTGTGACCTCTGTGGCGGATCGGGTAGTATTGTGGATGTTTTTCCTGTTGACGTGAAAGTTCCGCCCAGGGTCTTGCCCGGAACTGTGATACTCAAAGACCTGGAAATTCCGGGGACGGGACGAATACGAATGGAATTTTTCTGCAGAATACGATGGGCCAGATCTCCATGGCGAAGATGTGTTTTTTAA
- a CDS encoding glucose-1-phosphate thymidylyltransferase: protein MKALILSGGAGTRLRPLTYTGAKQLVPVANKPILFYVIENIVHAGIRDIGIIIAPETGQEVRDKVGSGERWGVNITYFVQEKPLGLAHAVLVAKDFLRDGPFLMYLGDNLIGSRVDREVREFAEDETLAASIFLKPVANPKAFGVAVVDDGGRVVDLVEKPEHPPSNLALVGIYLFRPLIFEAISNISPSRRGELEITDAISWLIKNGYKVQSHMVESWWLDTGKKDDLLLANDTVMDEWLKTDIRGYVDPDSVVTGRVVIEEGARVEQSTIRGPAIIGSGAHLIKANVGPFTAIGSGVRIVRSTVEHCVIMDNCVIEDIPRLEHSVLGRRVRVKPTVRNQECLSLMVGDDCVVEIAT from the coding sequence ATGAAAGCCTTGATTTTGTCCGGAGGAGCCGGGACTCGTTTGAGGCCCTTGACTTACACAGGTGCCAAGCAACTCGTGCCCGTGGCCAATAAGCCTATACTTTTTTACGTGATCGAGAACATAGTGCATGCGGGGATACGAGATATAGGGATCATCATAGCCCCGGAAACCGGGCAGGAGGTCAGAGATAAGGTTGGTTCCGGCGAACGCTGGGGGGTTAACATCACATACTTTGTTCAGGAAAAGCCTCTCGGGCTGGCTCATGCCGTTCTGGTGGCGAAGGATTTTCTCAGGGACGGCCCTTTCCTCATGTACCTTGGGGACAATCTCATCGGTTCCAGGGTGGATCGAGAAGTACGGGAATTTGCCGAAGATGAGACTCTGGCGGCTTCAATATTTTTGAAGCCCGTTGCAAACCCAAAGGCCTTCGGTGTGGCCGTAGTTGACGACGGAGGCCGTGTGGTTGACCTCGTGGAAAAACCAGAACATCCTCCTTCAAATCTTGCTTTGGTGGGGATTTACCTCTTCAGACCCCTAATTTTCGAAGCCATTTCAAATATCTCGCCGTCCCGTAGGGGTGAGCTGGAAATAACGGATGCAATATCATGGCTCATTAAGAATGGATATAAAGTTCAGAGCCACATGGTAGAATCATGGTGGCTCGATACCGGGAAAAAGGACGATCTTTTACTGGCCAACGATACCGTAATGGATGAGTGGCTTAAGACGGACATACGGGGATATGTAGATCCGGATAGTGTGGTTACAGGAAGGGTTGTAATTGAAGAAGGGGCCAGGGTAGAGCAGTCAACAATTCGAGGGCCTGCAATAATCGGTTCGGGTGCCCATCTCATTAAAGCCAACGTCGGCCCCTTTACTGCCATAGGTTCTGGCGTAAGGATAGTTCGCTCAACGGTGGAACATTGTGTAATAATGGATAACTGTGTTATTGAGGACATACCCAGGCTGGAACATTCCGTTCTGGGGCGAAGGGTGAGGGTTAAGCCCACCGTAAGGAATCAGGAATGTTTGAGTCTTATGGTCGGTGATGATTGCGTTGTAGAAATCGCTACATGA
- the rfbB gene encoding dTDP-glucose 4,6-dehydratase, with protein METWLVTGGAGFIGSNFIHYVRECYPQVRLVNLDKLTYAGHLESIEPFLDDPMHIFVQGDIGNYELVLYLLKTYRVSRVVNFAAESHVDRSIEGPAAFVQTNVVGTFFLLEACRAYWNELDGDEKRNFRFLHVSTDEVYGSLGDEGFFTEATPYAPNSPYAASKAASDHFVRAYVKTYGLPALLTNCSNNYGPYQYPEKLIPLIILNAVEGRELPVYGDGLHVRDWLYVRDHCEALCVVLQEGKVGEHYNIGGESERTNIDVVGTICDILGEILPPAENEFIVKSGRSLSSYRELITFVEDRPGHDRRYAMDISKIKNELGWRPRESFDSGIRKTVKWYLENMEWCNRVTQGLYDRRRLGLIKKG; from the coding sequence GTGGAAACATGGCTTGTTACCGGCGGTGCCGGTTTTATAGGTTCTAACTTTATTCACTATGTCCGTGAGTGTTATCCTCAGGTGAGGCTCGTCAATCTGGATAAGCTTACCTATGCCGGGCATCTGGAATCCATCGAACCGTTTCTTGACGATCCAATGCATATCTTCGTACAGGGTGATATAGGCAATTACGAGTTAGTTTTGTACTTACTTAAAACGTATAGAGTAAGCAGGGTTGTCAACTTCGCTGCTGAATCTCATGTAGATCGTAGCATTGAAGGGCCCGCTGCCTTTGTTCAAACAAATGTGGTGGGTACCTTTTTCCTCCTGGAAGCCTGCCGGGCTTACTGGAACGAACTTGATGGCGACGAAAAACGAAACTTCCGGTTTCTGCATGTTTCCACAGACGAAGTGTACGGCTCTCTTGGGGACGAAGGGTTTTTTACGGAGGCAACGCCTTATGCCCCGAACAGCCCTTATGCGGCTTCCAAAGCCGCTTCGGATCATTTCGTACGCGCTTATGTGAAGACTTACGGCCTGCCTGCCCTGCTGACGAACTGCTCCAATAACTATGGGCCTTATCAATACCCCGAGAAGCTGATACCTTTGATAATCCTGAATGCCGTGGAGGGACGGGAACTTCCGGTTTACGGGGACGGCCTTCATGTCAGAGACTGGCTGTACGTTAGAGACCATTGCGAAGCTCTGTGTGTGGTTCTGCAGGAGGGCAAAGTTGGTGAGCATTACAACATAGGAGGTGAAAGCGAGCGGACCAATATCGATGTGGTCGGTACCATCTGTGATATTCTGGGGGAAATTCTGCCCCCTGCCGAAAACGAATTCATTGTAAAAAGCGGGCGTTCCCTGAGTTCTTACAGGGAGCTTATTACTTTTGTGGAGGATCGCCCGGGTCACGACAGGCGCTATGCCATGGATATTTCCAAGATAAAGAACGAGCTGGGATGGAGGCCAAGAGAGTCCTTTGATTCAGGAATCAGGAAGACGGTAAAATGGTATCTTGAAAACATGGAATGGTGTAATCGGGTGACTCAAGGGTTATACGACAGAAGAAGGCTGGGTCTTATAAAAAAAGGCTAA
- a CDS encoding thioesterase family protein: MEKSLQPGLKGTAEAEVVAPLTAISMKSGDVEVYATPAMIALMEEAAVACVRDHLPEGQTSVGTYIEVHHRAATPPGMKVKAEAILEAVDGRKLTFKVTAHDELDLIGEGRHERVIVPRDKFMEKVKTKGQKDR; the protein is encoded by the coding sequence ATGGAAAAAAGTCTTCAGCCCGGATTAAAGGGTACGGCAGAAGCCGAGGTTGTAGCACCTTTGACGGCCATTTCGATGAAAAGCGGCGATGTAGAAGTGTACGCAACCCCTGCTATGATAGCTCTTATGGAAGAGGCGGCCGTTGCCTGTGTTCGAGATCATCTCCCGGAAGGACAGACCTCTGTGGGCACTTACATAGAAGTCCACCACAGGGCGGCAACTCCACCCGGGATGAAGGTAAAGGCCGAAGCCATCCTGGAAGCCGTTGACGGTCGAAAGCTGACCTTCAAAGTGACGGCTCACGATGAATTAGATCTCATAGGCGAGGGCCGCCATGAAAGGGTAATAGTTCCCAGAGACAAATTCATGGAAAAGGTCAAAACAAAAGGACAGAAAGATCGCTAA
- a CDS encoding HDOD domain-containing protein — protein sequence MSDLVKQIIAHADQLPPFPDIVQKVMPLLQRMAPVRQIEEVIQYDPAIAARVIAISRSPYYARRHSVGSLRDAIVALGQKQLIQVVMAACAARYYQGRMEGYDLREGELWEHAVGVAIMTTIVSERLNRKNILTLYTAGLLHDIGKTVLHFYVKDDFEKIISLVKNKSLHFLDAEREVLGIDHQQLGGIIAKKWNFPEPVVAAIRYHHEPLKVAPKYQEITKIVHVANIMVAAMGIGCGVDGMIQPHRDQVFQELKITTRMSEEMLAEFGDQFRALREFLSA from the coding sequence ATGAGCGATCTGGTAAAGCAGATAATAGCACATGCCGACCAACTCCCTCCTTTTCCGGACATAGTTCAGAAGGTTATGCCTCTTTTGCAGCGCATGGCCCCGGTAAGACAAATAGAGGAAGTCATTCAATACGATCCCGCCATAGCGGCCAGGGTTATTGCCATAAGCCGTTCACCCTATTATGCTCGACGTCATTCCGTGGGTTCATTGCGCGATGCCATTGTCGCTCTGGGACAGAAGCAACTCATACAGGTCGTTATGGCTGCCTGTGCGGCTCGATATTACCAGGGACGAATGGAGGGCTACGACCTCAGAGAGGGAGAGTTGTGGGAGCATGCCGTCGGTGTTGCCATAATGACCACAATAGTTTCAGAGCGTCTAAACCGCAAGAATATCCTCACACTTTATACCGCAGGCCTGCTGCATGACATCGGCAAAACGGTGCTGCACTTTTACGTAAAAGACGACTTTGAGAAGATCATATCTCTGGTAAAGAACAAAAGCTTACATTTTTTGGATGCCGAAAGGGAGGTTCTCGGAATAGATCACCAGCAACTCGGCGGTATAATAGCCAAAAAGTGGAACTTTCCGGAGCCTGTAGTTGCCGCCATAAGATACCATCACGAGCCCCTGAAGGTCGCTCCAAAATATCAGGAAATAACCAAGATAGTCCATGTCGCAAACATTATGGTCGCGGCAATGGGCATCGGTTGCGGTGTCGACGGCATGATTCAGCCTCATCGCGACCAGGTTTTCCAGGAGCTCAAAATAACAACCCGTATGTCCGAAGAGATGCTTGCGGAGTTCGGAGATCAGTTCAGAGCGTTGAGAGAGTTTCTTTCAGCCTAG
- the csrA gene encoding carbon storage regulator CsrA, producing the protein MGTLVLSRKVGQSILIGEDIEIVVTEIGSGRVKLAIRSPRSIPIYRQELYEKIKEENRRAALVDNADLLRLAPLIGKGSVKDQEPSNTTETKK; encoded by the coding sequence ATGGGAACCCTGGTGCTCAGCAGAAAAGTCGGGCAATCCATACTTATCGGTGAAGATATTGAAATAGTCGTCACGGAAATCGGTTCGGGCCGCGTAAAGCTTGCAATTCGTAGCCCCAGGTCGATTCCCATCTACCGGCAGGAGCTTTACGAGAAGATAAAGGAAGAAAACAGGAGGGCCGCCCTTGTCGACAATGCGGACCTTTTGCGACTTGCCCCGCTTATCGGGAAAGGAAGTGTAAAAGATCAGGAACCATCGAACACAACGGAGACGAAAAAATGA
- a CDS encoding DUF523 and DUF1722 domain-containing protein translates to MIRILVSACLLGHRVRYDGRHALNLFVRDTIGRHFHLVPLCPEAECGMGIPREPLSLRFDGAEFRIVSLNTNRDLVRPFKEWALKRIEELSRDGLHGAIFKSGSPSCAVRDATVFYDKGRKRKGPGLFVRLLKEQLPSLPAEDDVSIVRPERLENFILKAFIFEKWCNLLVQNGSLDSVKNFHNSYRLVVGSFSRVAMSRLEEILESDPSEATAEYGRVLQEALERKVTRTRSVRVVTHIFKAIKDEISDDEKKMVHYIIEALRNGEIPQYALPVFLKYFAGKCKHFPPEGLGYMEALELVSEVFNYS, encoded by the coding sequence ATGATCAGAATCCTTGTTAGTGCGTGCCTTCTGGGTCATAGAGTAAGATACGACGGACGGCACGCACTTAATCTTTTTGTCCGTGACACCATCGGCAGACATTTTCACCTGGTCCCCCTATGCCCCGAGGCCGAATGTGGAATGGGTATTCCCAGAGAGCCCCTATCTCTTCGCTTTGACGGAGCCGAATTTCGTATTGTTAGCCTGAATACCAACCGGGATCTGGTCAGGCCCTTCAAAGAATGGGCGCTTAAAAGGATTGAAGAACTTTCCCGTGATGGGCTTCATGGGGCAATCTTCAAATCGGGTTCACCTTCCTGTGCCGTAAGAGACGCTACGGTTTTTTATGATAAGGGTCGTAAGAGGAAAGGTCCGGGTCTATTTGTCCGCCTGTTAAAGGAACAACTTCCATCTTTGCCTGCTGAGGACGACGTAAGTATTGTGAGACCCGAAAGGTTGGAAAACTTTATTTTAAAGGCTTTTATTTTCGAGAAGTGGTGCAATCTATTGGTCCAGAACGGTTCTCTTGATTCTGTAAAGAACTTTCACAATAGTTACAGGCTTGTTGTGGGCTCTTTCAGCCGTGTTGCTATGAGCAGGCTGGAAGAAATATTGGAGAGTGACCCGTCAGAAGCAACCGCCGAATACGGACGGGTCCTGCAGGAAGCGCTGGAACGGAAGGTTACACGAACCAGATCTGTTAGAGTGGTTACCCATATATTCAAAGCCATAAAAGACGAAATATCCGATGACGAAAAGAAGATGGTGCACTACATTATTGAAGCCCTCAGAAACGGAGAAATTCCTCAGTATGCACTACCGGTTTTTTTGAAATATTTTGCGGGAAAGTGCAAACACTTCCCTCCCGAGGGCCTTGGCTATATGGAGGCTCTTGAACTGGTTAGCGAAGTTTTTAATTACTCTTAA
- a CDS encoding ketopantoate reductase family protein, which yields MKIGVMGTGGVGGYFGVFLAMAGHDIHFVARGKHLQAIEDEGLRLISNEQTYRVNVHATSEPHEIGPVDLLLFCVKSYDTEGAARLIEPMVESETTILTLQNGIDNVDKLARLYDIRQLMAGTAYIESTVTSPGVIVHKGPPGRIVFGELDGSITERARTIEKTFQDAQIDVRLTDRIQQVLWEKFLFICGVHGVGTISRSSIGQVLACPETRKLLVGVMREVEEVARKRDISLPDDIVDRSMQLAESYDPRFRPSMLRDLEWRRPIEIEALNGLVVKMGKEVGVETPLNFAIYAALKLEHKKIVDPYWAAVVEKTM from the coding sequence ATGAAGATCGGGGTAATGGGCACAGGAGGTGTGGGTGGCTATTTCGGTGTTTTTCTTGCCATGGCCGGGCATGACATCCATTTTGTAGCAAGAGGCAAGCATCTTCAGGCAATTGAAGACGAAGGCCTACGCCTCATCTCGAACGAACAAACCTACAGGGTAAATGTGCACGCCACATCAGAGCCCCACGAGATCGGTCCGGTTGATCTCCTGCTGTTCTGTGTCAAGTCCTATGATACCGAAGGGGCCGCAAGGCTGATAGAGCCTATGGTCGAATCCGAGACAACGATCCTCACCCTCCAGAACGGAATAGACAACGTCGATAAACTGGCACGGCTGTACGATATCCGGCAGCTAATGGCCGGCACGGCCTACATCGAATCTACTGTGACTTCTCCGGGGGTAATAGTACATAAAGGTCCTCCGGGCCGGATTGTTTTCGGTGAACTCGACGGATCCATTACCGAAAGGGCCAGGACGATCGAAAAGACCTTTCAGGACGCTCAGATAGATGTTCGGTTGACCGACAGGATCCAGCAGGTTCTTTGGGAAAAATTCCTTTTTATATGCGGAGTTCACGGTGTTGGGACCATATCGAGGTCTTCCATAGGCCAGGTTCTGGCCTGCCCTGAGACCAGAAAACTGCTGGTAGGAGTAATGCGGGAGGTCGAAGAGGTTGCCAGAAAGAGAGATATTTCCTTACCCGATGACATTGTCGACAGATCAATGCAACTTGCCGAATCCTACGACCCGAGGTTCAGGCCTTCCATGCTGAGGGATCTTGAGTGGAGAAGGCCGATAGAGATTGAAGCACTGAACGGGCTTGTTGTGAAAATGGGTAAAGAGGTTGGGGTTGAAACGCCGTTAAACTTTGCAATTTATGCGGCCCTTAAACTGGAGCACAAAAAGATTGTTGATCCTTACTGGGCTGCGGTAGTTGAGAAAACAATGTAA